Below is a window of Candidatus Methylomirabilota bacterium DNA.
ACCCCGGGCCGCCCGCACCACGTCGAGGCCGCTGCCGTCCGGTAGGCGCACATCCGAGATGACCAGGTGGGGATGCTTGCGTCCGACCGCGTCGATCCCGGCGGCCCGGGTGGTCGCCGTGACGACGTCGTACCCCTGACGCCGGAGCAAGCGCTCGTAGGTGGCCAGAAAATCGGTCTCATCATCGACCACCAGCACGATCTTGCCCACCCTGGTCTCCGGAATCATGTGCGCCGGGCGAGCTCAGGAGTTGCCATGTGGACGAAGGCGCGCAGCATGTCGGTCTCGGTCACGATGCCGACCAACCGTCCTCCATCCATCACGGGCAGCGCCCCGATCTTGTGGTCAAGCATCAGTCTCGCGGCATCGGGGGCGGGCCGCTCCGGCCCCACCGTGATCACGGTCCTCGTCATGACCTTCTCGACCGTGAGCTTGGTCAGCAGAAAGTTCAACTCCCACACCGACAGGCTCGTCGCCTGAGAGGGCAAGCTGAGGCGGATGTCTCGGTCGGTGACGATGCCGAGCAGCTCCGGGCCCGAAGCGATCACCGGCAGGTGCCGAATCTTCTGCTTCAGCATCTCCTGACGGGCGTCCAGTACCGGCGTTTCCGGCGACACGGTGATCACCGTTCGCGTCATCAGGTCCGCGACAATCATGATGTTCGTTCCTCCTCAACCGCAGGAAGAGTGCAACGCCAATGCCACGGAGAAAAGTGCGGCAAAACGGGCTCTTGAACGTCTCGGCGTCGAGGCGCTCGTGAGGCGGGTCTTCCCCGCTGAGGCGCGCCCGCCCCGGTGTGGTGCGGCCCCGCAGGGTTGCCCCGCTACGTTGCGAAGCGTCGATAGAACCAGCGCTTCACGACCTCCACGAGAGCCAGATACGCGACCACCATGGCGATCAAGACGGCAAAGAAGGGCAGCGGAAGGGGTACGAAGCCGATCCAAGGGCCCACGGGGGTGAACGGCAGCACGGCGCCCACCACCGCGCTGCCGGTCACGCCGAGCGCAAGAGCTCGACTGGGCCGGCTCTGCCATGGCCGGTCCGCGGTGCGAATGACGAAGATCACGAGCGTCTGGGTGGCCAGCGACTCGACGAACCATCCGGTCCGGAACAGGGCCTCGTCGGCCCGGAACACGCCCAGCATCACCGCAAAGGTCAGGAAGTCGAACGCCGAAGACAGCGGGCCGAGCAGGAGCATGTAGCGCCGGATGAACGCAATGTTCCATCGCTTGGGCTTCTGCATGTAGGTCTCGTCCACCCGGTCCGACGGAATGGACACCTGGGATACATCGTAGAGGAAGTTGTTGATCAGGATCTGCAGCGGCAGCATGGGCAAGAACGGCAGGAAGACCGACGCCGCCGCCATGCTGAGCATGTTGCCGAAGTTCGAGCTGGTGCCCATCAGCACGTACTTCATGATGTTGCCGAAGCTCCGGCGCCCCTCCATGACGCCGTCGTGCAAGACCGACAAGCGCTTCTCGAGGAGAATGATGTCCGCCGCCTCGCGGGCCACGTCGACCGCGTTCTGCACCGAGATCCCCACGTCGGCCGAGCGCAGCGCCGGCGCGTCGTTGATGCCGTCCCCGATGCAGCCCACCACGTGGCCGCGAGCGTGCAACGCCCGCACGATGCGGTTCTTCTGCATCGGCGACACTCTCGCGAAGATCTGTGTCCGCTCCGCCACCACCCCGAGCGCCGGGTCGGACATCTGCTCGACCGCATCCCCGAGGACGATCTCCCCTGGCTCGAGCCCGACCTGCTGGCAGATCTTGCGGGTCACCAGGTCGTTGTCTCCGGTGATGATCTTGACCTCGATCCCGTCGGCCCGCAGCGCGCGCAGCGTCTCGGCTACGCCCTCGAGGGGTGGGTCGAGGAATGCGGCGAATCCCACGAGCACGAGGTCTCGCTCGTCGGCCTTCGTATAGATCGGTCGCGCCTCGATCTCCCGGTAGGCGACCGCGAGCACCCGGTACCCCTCTTGACTCAGTCGACGGAAGAGCCCTTCCGCGGTGGCAAGCCCGTCCGCGTCCAAGGGTGTGATCGCTCCCTTGAGCTCGCTCGCGGTGCACGCGGGCAGCACGCTCTCGGGCGCGCCCTTGGTGATCAGCAGCCGGCGCGCCTCCTCTCGCACGATCACGGACACGCGACGCCGCTGGAAGTCGAACGGGATCTCGTCCACACGTTCATAGCAGCTGATCGCCGGATGCTCGTGCTTCAGGATCGCCTCGTCCATCGGGCTTCGTAGCCCGGTCTGGTAGACGCTGTTCAGCGCGGCCAGCCGGATCACGGTCTCATCGTCCTCGCCGCGAAGATTCAGATGGCAATCGACCGTGATCTCCCCGACGGTCAAGGTACCCGTCTTGTCGCTGCAGAGGATGTCCAGGCTGCCGAAGTTCTCGATGG
It encodes the following:
- a CDS encoding CBS domain-containing protein, with the translated sequence MIVADLMTRTVITVSPETPVLDARQEMLKQKIRHLPVIASGPELLGIVTDRDIRLSLPSQATSLSVWELNFLLTKLTVEKVMTRTVITVGPERPAPDAARLMLDHKIGALPVMDGGRLVGIVTETDMLRAFVHMATPELARRT
- the mgtA gene encoding magnesium-translocating P-type ATPase codes for the protein MGGPRPWAAELHQALAGAGSSVRGLSSAEAAARFAAHGPNEVAPPPRFAAVRELLHQLANPLVLILLVASSVSAAFGQGVSAAVIVLMIVLSVALNFSQAYRSQAAAARLRRQVAQMATVLRDGQEREIPVREMVVGDVIHLKAGDLVPADARLISTRDLFVNEALLTGESLPREKQAEGGATASPDAGPEAVAVFRGTSVVSGLGVAVVVTTGAATEFGQVAAGLVGRVPETEFERGTRRFGFLILQMVVFLVLFVFLVNALLRRDILESFLFSVALAVGLTPELLPMVVSVTLSSGAVRMARKKVIVKQLAAIENFGSLDILCSDKTGTLTVGEITVDCHLNLRGEDDETVIRLAALNSVYQTGLRSPMDEAILKHEHPAISCYERVDEIPFDFQRRRVSVIVREEARRLLITKGAPESVLPACTASELKGAITPLDADGLATAEGLFRRLSQEGYRVLAVAYREIEARPIYTKADERDLVLVGFAAFLDPPLEGVAETLRALRADGIEVKIITGDNDLVTRKICQQVGLEPGEIVLGDAVEQMSDPALGVVAERTQIFARVSPMQKNRIVRALHARGHVVGCIGDGINDAPALRSADVGISVQNAVDVAREAADIILLEKRLSVLHDGVMEGRRSFGNIMKYVLMGTSSNFGNMLSMAAASVFLPFLPMLPLQILINNFLYDVSQVSIPSDRVDETYMQKPKRWNIAFIRRYMLLLGPLSSAFDFLTFAVMLGVFRADEALFRTGWFVESLATQTLVIFVIRTADRPWQSRPSRALALGVTGSAVVGAVLPFTPVGPWIGFVPLPLPFFAVLIAMVVAYLALVEVVKRWFYRRFAT
- a CDS encoding response regulator, translated to MGKIVLVVDDETDFLATYERLLRRQGYDVVTATTRAAGIDAVGRKHPHLVISDVRLPDGSGLDVVRAARGVLNPPPVIVVTGYPSEQSRRAALAAGATMFISKPFAASALMAAVQSGLADGRDTGA